A single region of the Austwickia chelonae genome encodes:
- a CDS encoding NAD-dependent epimerase/dehydratase family protein, which translates to MKVVVTGSAGFLGWHTRARLSTLTSVDTVVGIDRAAFATQDLEEALADADVVLHIAGINRASQEEVRDGNVALADRLAEAMDNSGSRARIVVAGSLQADGTGDEETPYGVGKRLAAERLTAFAEERGLCCVEVRLPNLYGEHGRPEYNSFVATFAHRIASGQIPQVTGDREIPLLHVQDAVADLLAAAFEQDPPALLRPTAVVPLRISWVADRLASFHDCYRTGQIPVLADAVDIHLFNVLRAAMWDQGVRSFPLTPHADTRGSFVEVLRQHGGSGQSSFSTTVPGVTRGDHLHFRKIERFVVVRGRGVIRLRKVLTDEIVEIEVTGEAPLAVDMPTSWTHSITNTGDEEMLTLFWINEMYDPADADTYPEKVLPPQSTEMSSREGKQP; encoded by the coding sequence TCTGCGGGTTTCCTCGGCTGGCACACCAGAGCGCGACTGTCGACCCTGACCTCGGTGGACACGGTCGTGGGCATCGACCGGGCAGCTTTCGCGACCCAGGACTTGGAAGAGGCGCTGGCCGATGCCGATGTGGTCCTGCACATCGCCGGAATCAATCGCGCCTCGCAGGAGGAAGTCAGAGACGGCAATGTCGCCTTGGCCGACCGGCTCGCCGAGGCGATGGACAACAGCGGCTCCCGAGCCCGCATCGTGGTGGCCGGTTCCCTCCAGGCCGACGGAACAGGCGATGAGGAGACCCCCTACGGGGTTGGCAAACGTTTGGCCGCCGAACGACTCACTGCTTTCGCCGAAGAACGCGGATTGTGCTGCGTCGAAGTGAGATTGCCGAATCTGTACGGCGAGCACGGGCGCCCGGAGTACAACAGCTTCGTGGCGACCTTCGCCCACCGGATCGCCTCCGGGCAGATTCCTCAGGTCACCGGCGATCGTGAGATCCCGCTGCTTCATGTGCAGGATGCCGTGGCCGATCTACTCGCTGCTGCTTTCGAGCAGGACCCACCGGCGCTGCTCCGCCCGACTGCGGTGGTGCCCCTGCGCATCTCCTGGGTGGCCGACCGGCTCGCTTCCTTCCATGACTGTTATCGCACCGGGCAGATCCCGGTCCTGGCCGATGCCGTCGACATCCACCTGTTCAACGTCCTGCGCGCTGCGATGTGGGATCAGGGCGTCAGGTCCTTCCCGTTGACCCCACACGCTGATACCCGCGGCTCGTTCGTCGAGGTACTGCGTCAGCATGGCGGATCCGGGCAGAGTTCCTTCTCCACGACCGTGCCCGGAGTGACCAGAGGGGATCATCTGCATTTCCGCAAGATCGAGCGTTTCGTGGTGGTGCGCGGGCGGGGAGTGATCCGGCTGCGCAAGGTCCTCACCGACGAAATCGTGGAGATCGAGGTCACCGGAGAAGCACCTCTCGCCGTGGACATGCCGACGTCGTGGACGCACTCGATCACCAACACCGGCGATGAGGAGATGCTCACCCTCTTCTGGATCAACGAGATGTACGATCCGGCCGACGCCGATACCTACCCGGAAAAAGTACTTCCCCCGCAGTCCACCGAGATGAGCTCGAGAGAAGGAAAGCAGCCATGA